A single genomic interval of Roseomonas aeriglobus harbors:
- a CDS encoding aldo/keto reductase produces the protein MDMTNYRTLGRSGLAVSPLALGTMTFGAGRWGADEAGSRAIFDAYADIGGNFIDTADVYSGGESEAMVGRFLRERGGRDRMVIATKSGFPRGEGNPLAGGNSARNIRDGLEGSLRRLGTSHIDMYWTHVWDRTTPVEEVLRALTDAVRRGDILYYGFSNAPAWYVAQIATLARAHGLPEPIGLQYSYSLIDRGVELDLAPAGRALGLGLVAWSPLAFGMLTGKYGREKLAAFGPAGSVPNKGGDHIGGSDGRLNGDNPYGGMLFTEANFGIVDELRAVADQLGRPMAQVALAWVAGRAGVSSVLMGASRLEQVQENAASLDIVLTPDQQQRLDAVGAPPRLNPYFIFDLPLESIFGVSAVQAWR, from the coding sequence ATGGACATGACCAATTACCGGACGCTTGGTCGCTCGGGGCTGGCGGTAAGCCCGCTGGCGCTGGGCACGATGACCTTTGGTGCCGGCCGCTGGGGGGCTGACGAGGCGGGATCGCGCGCGATCTTCGACGCCTATGCCGACATAGGCGGTAACTTCATCGACACGGCGGACGTCTACTCCGGCGGTGAAAGCGAGGCGATGGTCGGTCGCTTCCTGCGCGAGCGCGGCGGCCGTGACCGGATGGTCATTGCCACCAAGTCGGGCTTCCCGCGCGGCGAAGGCAATCCGCTTGCCGGCGGCAACTCGGCGCGCAACATCCGCGACGGCCTGGAGGGATCGCTCAGGCGGCTCGGCACAAGCCATATCGATATGTACTGGACGCACGTGTGGGATCGCACGACGCCGGTCGAGGAGGTGCTGCGCGCCCTGACAGATGCGGTGCGGCGGGGCGACATCCTCTACTACGGCTTCTCCAATGCGCCTGCCTGGTACGTCGCGCAGATCGCGACGCTGGCCCGCGCGCACGGGCTGCCCGAGCCGATCGGACTGCAGTACAGCTATTCGCTGATCGATCGCGGTGTGGAATTGGATCTGGCGCCCGCGGGTCGGGCGCTCGGTTTGGGACTGGTGGCGTGGAGCCCGCTTGCCTTCGGAATGCTCACGGGCAAGTACGGGCGAGAGAAGCTTGCCGCCTTCGGACCGGCTGGCAGCGTGCCGAACAAGGGCGGTGACCATATCGGCGGCAGCGATGGCCGTCTCAACGGCGATAACCCCTATGGGGGTATGCTGTTCACGGAGGCGAACTTCGGCATCGTGGACGAGCTACGCGCTGTGGCCGACCAATTGGGCCGACCCATGGCACAGGTGGCGCTTGCCTGGGTCGCGGGGAGGGCGGGCGTCTCATCGGTTCTGATGGGAGCGAGCCGGCTCGAGCAGGTGCAGGAAAACGCGGCGTCACTCGACATCGTGTTGACGCCAGATCAGCAGCAGCGGCTGGACGCGGTAGGAGCGCCACCGCGGCTCAATCCCTACTTCATCTTCGACCTGCCGCTCGAAAGCATCTTCGGCGTGAGCGCCGTGCAGGCCTGGAGGTAG